The Novosphingobium pentaromativorans US6-1 genome window below encodes:
- a CDS encoding zf-TFIIB domain-containing protein produces MNEASSKQSMLCPVCRVQLTLSERQSVEIDYCPQCRGVWLDRGELDKIIERSERVEEPRGRLSPNFDRQHSDDRRGHGYSGHHGGKRRRGFLSELFD; encoded by the coding sequence ATGAATGAAGCTTCTTCCAAGCAAAGTATGCTTTGTCCGGTCTGTCGGGTTCAACTGACTCTTTCCGAGCGGCAGAGTGTGGAGATTGATTATTGTCCGCAATGTCGGGGTGTCTGGCTCGATCGGGGTGAACTCGACAAAATCATCGAGCGCTCAGAACGTGTCGAAGAGCCTCGTGGTCGGCTTTCACCCAACTTTGACCGACAGCACAGTGACGATCGCAGGGGGCACGGGTACTCAGGTCATCATGGTGGTAAGCGGCGGCGCGGGTTTCTTTCCGAACTGTTCGACTGA
- the istB gene encoding IS21-like element helper ATPase IstB: MNGMAPSARVDSIRRSLVNLKMPRALEILDATLRRIEQGQIDGIEALDELLGEELSLRENRRIKAALRMARLPVVKTLAGYDFSFQPSLDRNRILALAGLDFIERAEVVHLLGPPGTGKSHIATALAVEAVRAGKAVYFIPLADLIAQLTKAEREGTLREKIRFLARASLLVVDEIGYLPVTPGGANLFFQLVNARYEKGAMILTSNRGFAEWGDVFGDPVVATALLDRLLHHAVVVQIEGSSYRMREHAALVPENVRNGAAFNPPPKRRGRPPTKGKSDHEYG, translated from the coding sequence ATGAACGGCATGGCACCATCGGCGCGCGTCGACTCCATCCGCCGGAGCCTGGTCAACCTCAAGATGCCTCGCGCGCTCGAGATCCTCGACGCGACCCTGCGGCGTATCGAGCAGGGACAGATCGACGGAATCGAGGCGCTCGACGAGCTGCTGGGCGAAGAGCTGTCGCTGCGCGAGAACCGGCGGATCAAGGCGGCCCTGCGCATGGCCCGGCTGCCGGTCGTCAAAACCCTGGCCGGCTACGACTTCTCGTTCCAGCCATCGCTCGACCGTAACCGCATCCTGGCTCTCGCCGGCCTCGACTTCATCGAACGCGCCGAGGTCGTCCATCTGCTGGGCCCGCCCGGCACCGGGAAAAGCCACATTGCCACGGCACTCGCGGTCGAGGCGGTGCGCGCCGGCAAAGCGGTCTACTTCATCCCGCTCGCCGATCTGATCGCTCAACTCACCAAGGCCGAGCGTGAAGGCACGCTCAGGGAGAAGATCCGCTTCCTCGCCCGGGCATCGCTGCTCGTCGTCGACGAGATCGGATACCTGCCGGTCACGCCCGGCGGCGCCAACCTGTTCTTCCAGCTCGTCAACGCCCGCTACGAAAAGGGCGCCATGATCCTCACCTCCAACCGCGGCTTCGCCGAATGGGGCGACGTCTTCGGCGATCCCGTCGTTGCCACCGCACTGCTCGACAGGCTGCTACACCACGCCGTCGTGGTCCAGATCGAGGGCTCCAGCTACCGCATGCGCGAGCACGCCGCGCTCGTTCCCGAAAACGTGCGCAACGGCGCCGCGTTCAATCCGCCGCCAAAACGCCGCGGACGACCACCGACGAAAGGAAAATCCGATCACGAATACGGCTGA
- a CDS encoding superoxide dismutase family protein produces the protein MKYGIAALTILGLATATAAIAQTSAPKAVKSDIVQAGGGKIGEVTLTNGRSGVLLRLTASGLTPGWHAMHFHATGDCSDQGFQKSGAHINHEDHKTPHGLLNPEGPDFGELPNIHVAADGTVNAEAFSALVSLDAASSRPNLLDADGSALVIHASPDDHVTQPIGGAGARVACAVIR, from the coding sequence ATGAAATATGGGATAGCGGCTTTGACGATCCTGGGACTCGCAACGGCAACCGCGGCGATTGCGCAAACTTCCGCGCCGAAAGCCGTCAAGAGCGACATCGTTCAGGCCGGCGGCGGCAAGATCGGAGAGGTGACCTTGACCAACGGTCGCAGTGGCGTGCTTCTGCGTCTGACGGCGTCCGGGCTGACGCCTGGCTGGCACGCCATGCATTTCCATGCGACTGGCGATTGCTCCGACCAAGGCTTCCAGAAATCGGGCGCGCATATCAACCACGAGGATCACAAGACACCTCACGGGCTTCTCAATCCGGAAGGGCCGGACTTTGGGGAATTGCCGAATATTCATGTGGCGGCGGACGGCACCGTCAATGCCGAAGCCTTCTCGGCACTTGTCTCGCTGGACGCAGCGTCATCCCGGCCGAACCTTCTCGATGCCGATGGGTCCGCCCTGGTTATTCACGCCAGCCCCGATGACCATGTCACGCAACCGATCGGCGGGGCGGGCGCACGCGTTGCGTGTGCCGTTATCCGGTAA
- a CDS encoding cation transporter, producing the protein MDEARSKRRTLWIVLILNAGISAAFFVVGLTGDSSALIANGVDNLSDALVYLLSLIALSRGALWKTRVASVSGVMLLLFSLGILLDVGRRYAYGSEPIGSAMMAMSAGAAIVNYICLRLLQKLEQPDVALRAATTFSLNDFISNGGILIAGGLVLWFETNWPDLIVGFLTALIAMKGGVEILADARAESRRKGHQKS; encoded by the coding sequence ATGGATGAAGCGCGTTCCAAGCGGCGAACTTTGTGGATCGTCCTCATTCTTAATGCTGGAATTTCCGCAGCATTCTTCGTCGTCGGTTTGACGGGGGACTCAAGCGCGCTGATCGCCAATGGTGTCGACAATCTTTCCGACGCTCTTGTCTATCTGCTGAGCCTGATCGCGCTAAGTCGGGGCGCCCTTTGGAAAACGCGTGTTGCGAGCGTTTCAGGCGTGATGCTTCTCCTGTTTTCGCTCGGTATCCTACTCGATGTGGGGCGGCGCTATGCGTATGGCAGCGAGCCCATAGGATCGGCGATGATGGCGATGTCTGCGGGCGCAGCGATCGTCAATTACATCTGCCTTCGGCTTCTCCAGAAGCTTGAGCAACCCGATGTGGCGTTGCGAGCTGCAACGACTTTCAGCCTCAACGACTTCATCTCCAACGGCGGTATTCTCATTGCGGGCGGTCTTGTGCTTTGGTTTGAGACCAACTGGCCCGATCTGATCGTCGGTTTTCTCACTGCGCTGATTGCCATGAAAGGCGGCGTAGAGATCCTTGCCGATGCTCGTGCAGAATCCCGGCGGAAGGGGCACCAGAAATCATGA
- the istA gene encoding IS21 family transposase gives MIRLGEAMMILELHRQGLSVTAIARRTGRDPKTVRKYIERGVEVPAYGPRKLGRPCKIAPYMDFLRERVTAFPDLTASRLTREIREMGYSGAYTAVKRYLAAIRPEHDPKPYEVRFETRAGVQGQVDFARFVVEFTDEPGVVRIVWLFSLVLGYSRFLFARYVLHQDLQTLLRCHMQAFEALGGVPIEILYDRMKTAVTGEDDQGHIIYNRSLLGLARHYRFQPRACRPYRAKTKGKVERPFRYIREDFFLGRSFRNMEDLNAQLIDWLDTVANARVHGTTQRVVTEAFAEEQEELQRLPEHRFNAVLKLERRVSHDGLVAVGGNYYSVPDRTRRVVEIEQLPDLVRIIDRGIVVAEHPVLEGRRQYRIDRHHRMGRPTSRPQDRPMTVVGRIGDHVPLRSLAVYEAIGASLAMEGRP, from the coding sequence ATGATCCGACTTGGAGAAGCCATGATGATACTGGAGTTGCACCGGCAGGGGCTGTCGGTGACGGCGATTGCGCGCCGAACGGGGCGCGATCCCAAGACCGTGCGCAAATACATCGAGCGCGGCGTGGAGGTGCCGGCGTACGGCCCGCGCAAATTGGGTCGGCCTTGCAAGATCGCGCCCTACATGGATTTCCTGCGCGAACGGGTGACGGCGTTCCCCGATCTGACGGCCTCGCGACTGACCCGCGAGATCAGGGAGATGGGCTATTCCGGCGCCTATACGGCGGTGAAGCGCTATCTGGCGGCGATCCGCCCCGAGCACGATCCCAAGCCCTACGAGGTTCGCTTCGAGACCAGGGCCGGCGTTCAGGGCCAGGTCGACTTCGCCCGCTTCGTCGTCGAGTTTACCGACGAACCGGGGGTGGTACGCATCGTCTGGCTGTTCAGCCTGGTGCTCGGCTACTCGCGCTTCCTGTTCGCCCGCTATGTCCTGCACCAGGACCTGCAGACGCTGCTGCGCTGTCACATGCAGGCCTTCGAGGCGCTGGGCGGCGTGCCGATCGAGATCCTCTACGACCGCATGAAGACGGCGGTGACCGGGGAGGACGACCAGGGGCACATCATCTACAATCGTTCGCTGCTGGGGCTGGCAAGGCACTACCGCTTCCAGCCCAGAGCCTGCCGTCCCTACCGCGCCAAGACGAAGGGCAAGGTCGAACGGCCCTTCCGCTATATCCGGGAGGACTTCTTCCTCGGGCGATCCTTCCGCAACATGGAGGATCTCAACGCCCAGCTCATCGACTGGCTCGACACCGTTGCCAATGCGCGGGTGCACGGCACGACCCAGCGCGTGGTGACCGAGGCCTTCGCCGAAGAACAGGAAGAGCTGCAGCGCCTGCCCGAGCACCGCTTCAATGCGGTCCTGAAGCTCGAGCGGCGGGTCAGCCACGACGGGCTCGTGGCCGTCGGCGGCAATTATTACAGCGTTCCCGACCGAACGCGCCGGGTCGTCGAGATCGAGCAGCTGCCGGATCTGGTCCGCATCATCGACCGCGGCATCGTCGTTGCCGAACATCCCGTGCTCGAAGGGCGCCGACAATATCGCATCGACCGGCACCATCGCATGGGACGACCCACGTCGCGACCACAGGATCGGCCCATGACGGTGGTAGGACGGATCGGCGACCATGTGCCGCTGCGCTCGCTGGCGGTCTACGAGGCCATCGGCGCGAGCCTCGCCATGGAGGGCCGGCCATGA
- a CDS encoding FTR1 family protein, protein MVAFPCLSAPASAQTAPAQTIWRLLDYIAVDYPEAVENGKVVNQAEFDEMVEFSSTASKLIGELPASSAKAELSRQAARLERIVAFKLPAPAIAMAARGLAADLIKSYPVPLAPTLAPDLARGKALFAEQCASCHGTIGKGDGPQAAGLDPPAIAFTDEVRARERSIFALYQVIEQGLDGTGMASFANLPPQDRWALAFYAGSLAYPEELVASGKALWNSDADLRTRLELEKLVGTTPAALAAEIGEDKAQALMSYLRRHPEAVAAAQATGTLTLARAKLDEALAAYGRGERKAATDLALSAYLDGFEPVEAVLSARDNALMIRIEGAMADLRAAIARGEPVDTVRGHAATLDDLFEDAEGALAPGEASATSSFVAAFTILVREGLEAILIVIAMITFLAKADRRDVLPYVHGGWIAALFAGAGTWAAATWLITISGASRELTEGFGGVFAALVLLWVGIWMHGKSNADAWQRYIRDKLGRALNRRSAWFLFALAFIVVYREVFETILFYAAIWSQGNGGAVVAGAFAAIAVLAVIAFVMLRHSRTLPIGKFFAYSSALIAVLAVVLIGKGMSVGV, encoded by the coding sequence ATGGTGGCATTTCCTTGCCTCAGTGCTCCGGCGTCGGCGCAGACGGCGCCCGCGCAAACCATCTGGCGGTTGCTTGACTATATCGCGGTCGATTATCCTGAAGCCGTCGAGAACGGAAAGGTGGTCAACCAAGCAGAGTTCGACGAGATGGTCGAGTTTTCGTCCACCGCGAGCAAGCTGATCGGCGAACTGCCCGCGTCATCCGCGAAGGCCGAACTTTCCCGACAGGCGGCCCGCCTCGAACGGATCGTCGCGTTTAAGTTGCCCGCACCGGCCATCGCTATGGCGGCGCGTGGCCTCGCCGCCGATCTCATCAAATCCTATCCGGTGCCCCTCGCCCCGACGCTTGCGCCGGACTTGGCGCGCGGCAAGGCGCTCTTTGCCGAACAATGCGCGAGTTGCCACGGCACCATCGGCAAGGGCGATGGTCCCCAGGCCGCGGGCCTCGATCCGCCCGCGATCGCCTTCACCGACGAAGTGCGCGCGCGCGAACGCAGCATCTTCGCGCTCTATCAGGTGATCGAGCAGGGCCTGGACGGTACCGGCATGGCAAGCTTCGCGAACCTGCCGCCGCAGGATCGCTGGGCGCTCGCTTTTTATGCCGGGTCGCTCGCCTATCCAGAAGAGCTGGTGGCAAGCGGTAAGGCGCTGTGGAATAGCGATGCCGATCTGCGCACACGTCTCGAGCTCGAGAAGCTGGTCGGCACGACGCCGGCCGCGCTGGCTGCAGAAATCGGCGAGGACAAAGCCCAAGCGCTGATGTCCTATTTGCGGCGCCATCCCGAAGCGGTCGCTGCAGCGCAGGCGACTGGCACGCTGACGTTGGCGCGTGCGAAGCTGGATGAAGCGCTTGCAGCTTACGGACGCGGTGAGCGCAAGGCCGCGACCGATCTGGCGCTGTCGGCTTATCTCGATGGGTTCGAGCCGGTCGAGGCGGTGCTTTCTGCGCGTGACAATGCGCTGATGATCCGCATCGAGGGCGCGATGGCGGACCTACGCGCTGCGATCGCGCGCGGTGAGCCGGTCGATACGGTCAGGGGGCATGCCGCAACGCTCGACGATCTGTTCGAAGACGCGGAAGGCGCCTTGGCACCAGGCGAAGCCTCTGCAACGTCGAGTTTCGTGGCCGCCTTCACCATCCTCGTCCGCGAGGGGCTGGAAGCGATCCTGATCGTCATCGCCATGATAACGTTCCTCGCCAAGGCTGATCGGCGCGACGTGCTTCCCTATGTCCATGGCGGGTGGATCGCTGCGCTCTTCGCCGGGGCCGGCACCTGGGCAGCCGCAACCTGGCTCATTACCATCAGTGGGGCGAGCCGCGAACTGACTGAAGGCTTTGGTGGCGTCTTCGCGGCGTTGGTGCTGCTGTGGGTCGGCATCTGGATGCATGGCAAGAGCAACGCTGATGCCTGGCAACGCTATATCCGCGACAAGCTCGGCCGAGCCCTCAACCGGCGCTCGGCCTGGTTCCTGTTCGCCCTGGCTTTCATTGTCGTGTATCGCGAGGTGTTTGAGACGATCCTGTTCTACGCGGCAATTTGGAGCCAGGGGAATGGCGGCGCGGTCGTCGCCGGTGCGTTCGCCGCGATCGCGGTGCTGGCGGTCATCGCCTTCGTCATGCTGCGCCACAGCCGCACGCTGCCGATTGGCAAGTTCTTCGCCTATAGCTCGGCGCTGATCGCGGTGTTGGCGGTGGTGCTGATCGGCAAGGGTATGTCAGTGGGCGTGTAA
- a CDS encoding arsenic resistance protein, whose product MRREELRDLLETRQVAMYFVAVCLAAVVAAVLSGTESLEPAISPALALMLFVTFLQVPLASLREAFRNGRFFGALLAVNFAAMPILVMILVQFAPPEPLVRLGILIVLLCPCIDYVVTFSHLGRADARLLLAATPVLLVVQMLLLPLWLTLFLGSQAADLMQMRPFVHAFLWLIAIPLAFAVLCQMWAARSAAGTRVAETLGLLPVPATALVLFIVIAAVVPQLGPAVATVLAVAPLYIAFAAMAPLVGWGVARLVRLDAPASRAVAFSAATRNSLVVLPLALAVPGAIPLLPAVIVTQTLVELVASLIYIRLMPLLGNK is encoded by the coding sequence ATGAGGCGAGAGGAACTGCGGGACCTGTTGGAGACGCGGCAGGTCGCGATGTATTTTGTGGCGGTCTGTCTCGCTGCAGTCGTCGCCGCGGTACTCAGCGGCACTGAGAGTCTGGAGCCAGCAATCAGTCCGGCGTTGGCACTCATGCTCTTCGTGACCTTCTTGCAGGTGCCGCTCGCCTCGTTGCGTGAGGCGTTCCGCAATGGCCGGTTCTTCGGGGCACTGCTTGCTGTCAATTTCGCGGCCATGCCCATCCTGGTGATGATCCTCGTTCAGTTTGCGCCGCCCGAGCCGCTTGTCCGGCTCGGGATCCTCATTGTGCTGCTCTGCCCGTGCATCGACTATGTCGTCACCTTCTCCCATCTCGGCCGCGCCGACGCCCGGCTGCTGTTAGCAGCGACGCCGGTACTCCTCGTCGTGCAGATGCTCTTGCTGCCGCTATGGCTCACCCTGTTCCTCGGGTCGCAGGCCGCAGACCTGATGCAGATGAGGCCGTTCGTTCACGCCTTCCTGTGGCTGATTGCCATACCGCTGGCCTTCGCCGTGCTCTGTCAGATGTGGGCGGCTCGCAGCGCAGCGGGCACCCGCGTTGCTGAAACGCTCGGGCTGCTCCCGGTGCCCGCGACGGCGCTCGTCCTGTTCATCGTCATCGCCGCCGTCGTTCCGCAACTCGGTCCGGCTGTGGCAACCGTGTTAGCGGTCGCGCCGCTTTACATCGCCTTTGCAGCGATGGCACCGCTGGTTGGCTGGGGCGTCGCGCGTCTCGTCAGGCTGGACGCGCCAGCGAGCCGCGCGGTCGCTTTCAGCGCAGCTACGCGCAATTCGCTTGTGGTATTACCGCTCGCGCTAGCTGTGCCCGGCGCGATACCGCTGCTGCCCGCCGTCATTGTCACTCAGACGCTTGTCGAGCTTGTTGCTTCGCTCATTTACATCAGGCTGATGCCGCTTCTGGGTAATAAATAG
- a CDS encoding heavy metal translocating P-type ATPase produces the protein MTEKLQLEIPLILPEIPDSSDGCVDRLTKNLIARPGIDQAHILAPEGDKPALLCIHYDPEAVSLSRIRDIARAAGAAIAERYGHVLWSVKGIGHQRKARAVGEQLRALPGVLEADANAAGMVRIEFDVERISERKLQDALAAMSVRQTRRSLVLPTSDAHAGHDHGPGEHDPHKAAGKDAGHDHDHGNFLGPNTELIFALACGALLGVGFAIEKLVAGAPGWLPTALYIAAYVFGGFFTLREAIDNLKRRKFEIDTLMLVAAAGAAALGAFAEGALLLFLFSLGHALEHYAMGRAKRAIEALAELAPQTALLRLQEGGTKEVAVEELVLGDIIVVKPDARVPADGFITKGATSINQAPVTGESMPVDKHAVPDEKAARANPDRVDAASRTFAGTINGSGLIEIEVTRLSSESTLAKVVKMVSEAETQKSPTQRFTDRFERIFVPLVLLLAFALLFAWVVVDEPFRDSFYRAMAVLVAASPCALAIATPSAVLSGVARAARGGVLVKGGAPLELLGSLKAIAFDKTGTLTRGEPHIQRIVPAAGVTQEELMAIAVAVESLSDHPLAQAIARDGRDYIGDRMIPEASSLKSMTGKGVSAIVGEDEILIGKPEMFGADGLPALSDEMKTTIELLREGGQTTMIVRRNNRDLGAIGLMDTPRDTAREALERLRAIGIERMIMISGDNQRAAEGIAAQVGLDEAWGDLMPEDKVEAIKKLRGEAKVAMVGDGVNDAPAMASATVGIAMGAAGSDVALETADVALMADDLSHLPFAVGLSRTTRSVIRQNVFVSLGVVAFLVPATILGLGIGPAVAVHEGSTLLVVFNALRLLAYRDSNAA, from the coding sequence ATGACAGAAAAACTGCAACTCGAAATTCCCCTCATTCTTCCTGAAATCCCGGATTCGAGCGATGGTTGCGTCGATCGGTTGACTAAAAACCTGATTGCGCGACCGGGCATCGATCAGGCGCATATCCTTGCTCCTGAAGGGGATAAGCCGGCGCTGCTGTGCATCCATTACGATCCGGAAGCGGTTTCCTTGTCGCGCATTCGCGATATTGCACGTGCCGCGGGCGCAGCGATCGCCGAGCGCTACGGTCACGTCCTCTGGTCGGTCAAAGGCATCGGACATCAGCGCAAGGCCCGCGCGGTCGGCGAGCAATTGCGAGCCCTGCCGGGAGTTCTGGAAGCCGACGCGAATGCCGCAGGCATGGTCCGTATCGAGTTCGATGTCGAACGGATTTCCGAGCGGAAACTTCAGGATGCTCTCGCAGCAATGAGCGTCCGCCAAACAAGGCGTTCTCTGGTCTTGCCGACAAGCGATGCCCATGCCGGTCATGACCATGGGCCAGGGGAGCATGATCCCCACAAGGCTGCCGGAAAGGATGCCGGTCACGATCATGATCATGGCAATTTTCTGGGGCCGAACACCGAGTTGATCTTTGCGCTCGCTTGCGGCGCGCTGCTCGGCGTTGGCTTCGCCATCGAGAAGCTGGTTGCGGGCGCGCCGGGTTGGTTGCCGACCGCGCTCTATATTGCGGCCTATGTCTTCGGCGGCTTCTTTACGCTTCGCGAGGCAATCGACAATCTCAAGCGCCGCAAGTTCGAGATTGATACACTGATGCTGGTTGCGGCGGCCGGTGCTGCCGCGCTTGGCGCTTTCGCGGAAGGTGCCCTGCTGCTCTTTCTGTTCAGCCTCGGCCACGCTCTGGAACATTATGCTATGGGCCGTGCGAAGCGGGCTATCGAGGCGCTGGCGGAACTGGCGCCTCAAACAGCACTGCTTCGCTTGCAAGAGGGTGGTACCAAGGAAGTAGCCGTCGAGGAGCTGGTGCTGGGCGATATTATCGTCGTCAAGCCCGACGCGCGTGTGCCAGCTGATGGTTTTATCACCAAGGGAGCGACCAGCATCAACCAGGCGCCCGTGACCGGCGAGAGTATGCCTGTCGATAAGCATGCCGTTCCAGATGAAAAAGCAGCCAGGGCCAACCCGGACCGAGTCGACGCGGCGAGCCGAACATTTGCGGGAACGATCAACGGTAGCGGCTTGATCGAGATCGAGGTCACGCGTCTCTCAAGCGAAAGCACGCTTGCGAAGGTCGTCAAGATGGTCAGCGAAGCGGAGACGCAGAAGTCGCCGACACAGCGATTCACCGATCGCTTTGAACGGATCTTCGTTCCGCTAGTTCTTCTGCTGGCTTTCGCATTGCTGTTCGCTTGGGTCGTTGTAGATGAACCTTTCCGAGACAGCTTCTATCGTGCCATGGCGGTGCTGGTGGCCGCGAGCCCGTGCGCACTTGCGATCGCCACGCCGAGTGCGGTCCTTTCCGGTGTCGCGCGAGCCGCGCGTGGCGGCGTGCTGGTCAAAGGCGGTGCCCCCCTCGAATTGCTGGGATCATTGAAGGCCATTGCGTTCGACAAGACCGGTACGCTGACGCGCGGCGAGCCGCATATTCAACGCATCGTGCCGGCAGCGGGCGTTACGCAGGAAGAATTAATGGCCATCGCGGTCGCGGTGGAGAGCCTTTCGGATCATCCGCTGGCGCAAGCGATAGCACGTGACGGACGCGACTATATCGGCGACCGCATGATACCCGAGGCGAGCAGTCTCAAGAGCATGACGGGCAAGGGCGTGTCGGCGATTGTGGGCGAGGATGAAATCCTGATTGGCAAGCCCGAGATGTTCGGGGCTGATGGTCTTCCGGCGCTTTCGGATGAGATGAAGACGACAATCGAACTGCTGCGGGAAGGCGGCCAGACGACCATGATTGTGCGGCGCAACAATCGCGACCTGGGCGCGATCGGACTCATGGACACGCCGCGAGACACCGCACGAGAAGCCCTTGAGCGGCTGCGTGCCATCGGTATCGAGCGGATGATCATGATTTCGGGGGATAACCAGCGGGCGGCCGAAGGCATCGCCGCGCAGGTTGGACTGGACGAGGCATGGGGCGATCTCATGCCAGAAGACAAGGTCGAAGCGATCAAGAAGCTGCGCGGCGAGGCAAAGGTCGCGATGGTAGGCGATGGTGTTAACGACGCTCCCGCCATGGCGAGCGCGACGGTAGGCATCGCCATGGGGGCCGCAGGATCAGACGTCGCGCTCGAGACGGCGGATGTCGCCCTGATGGCCGATGACCTGTCGCATCTGCCGTTCGCGGTTGGCCTCAGTCGCACCACGCGGTCAGTAATCCGCCAGAATGTCTTCGTCAGCCTCGGCGTAGTCGCATTTCTGGTGCCGGCGACCATTCTCGGTCTCGGTATTGGTCCAGCGGTTGCGGTGCATGAGGGATCCACACTTTTGGTAGTGTTCAATGCGTTGCGGCTGCTTGCTTATCGCGACAGCAACGCTGCCTGA